Proteins encoded within one genomic window of Parolsenella massiliensis:
- a CDS encoding DNA gyrase codes for MEERKNVYLSLHKSFVREGIEYTDRATGETRTFNSATLPKGTVVDGVDVGGYEFSPMFVNESRFKGADFRDIPLLANREVWLRKTVMGPDGQPELDEDGRAVKDTVKVMPAQLKEAVDAGRSRYLAERAEHARQASRAAEHEAPRAQRSVER; via the coding sequence ATGGAAGAGAGGAAGAACGTGTACCTCTCGCTGCACAAGAGCTTCGTGCGCGAGGGCATCGAGTACACCGACCGCGCGACCGGCGAGACCAGGACCTTCAACTCGGCGACCCTTCCCAAGGGCACCGTCGTCGACGGCGTGGACGTGGGAGGCTACGAGTTCAGCCCCATGTTCGTGAACGAGAGCCGCTTCAAGGGGGCCGACTTCCGGGACATACCGCTGCTCGCGAACCGCGAGGTGTGGCTGAGGAAGACGGTGATGGGCCCGGACGGCCAGCCCGAGCTCGACGAGGACGGCCGCGCGGTCAAGGACACCGTGAAGGTCATGCCCGCGCAGCTCAAGGAGGCCGTTGACGCAGGGCGCTCGCGCTACCTCGCGGAGCGCGCCGAGCACGCCCGCCAGGCGAGCCGCGCCGCCGAGCACGAGGCGCCCCGCGCACAGCGAAGCGTCGAGAGATAG
- a CDS encoding NlpC/P60 family protein, translating into MAGPSEGGGMLEVVGAQRRDVLTAGDVAETERDALGNVSEGAGPLDEAGGPAATAKGRPSRPDAPEGGLGDKLSQPAGDRRAAAAMRSRVDAAKLAIAREAVSQLDDSEELEGASGMYDAGHAAKKAAGRLRQRKAKKAAQGSRKAATALGAPKGGARGPEAAGATAPAKHQAAQAAAQASGEAARAAGSKGAASAIAGAVSGAAPALLGAVAGIVAFVACALAVAQLLSALFGFWDDAASKQGLEGLPPYITYEMVEAALECQEEYGHPAGCTIAQIIQESGQGDRMSQLAERDHNLFGMKWWSGYAGCPEVAGKANWATSEEYVPGEHTQITASFIRFTGDAECIRFRSRVFLQAERYSGNALIREAIERHDSDRMAEGLKDAGWATDSSYVESLKSIMAQWGLYRLDSMTVEDLKYPAANGNAIVEAAYSQLGVPYVWGGSTPGKALDCSGLTQYCYAQAGIRISHYTGSQYEELRRIPLSEAKPGDILYRSGHVAIYIGDDRYIHEPRTGDVCRIASGIGSFSCALTAR; encoded by the coding sequence ATGGCCGGCCCGAGCGAGGGCGGCGGGATGCTCGAGGTGGTCGGGGCGCAGCGCCGCGACGTGCTCACCGCGGGCGACGTCGCGGAGACCGAGCGCGACGCCCTGGGAAACGTCTCGGAGGGCGCCGGCCCGCTCGACGAGGCGGGAGGCCCCGCCGCAACGGCGAAGGGGCGCCCTTCCAGGCCCGACGCGCCGGAAGGCGGGCTCGGGGACAAATTGTCCCAACCAGCCGGCGACCGGCGCGCGGCGGCCGCGATGCGCTCGCGCGTCGATGCGGCGAAGCTGGCGATCGCCCGGGAGGCCGTCTCCCAGCTCGACGACTCGGAGGAGCTCGAGGGCGCCTCGGGCATGTACGACGCGGGGCATGCGGCCAAGAAGGCCGCGGGAAGGCTGCGGCAGAGGAAGGCGAAGAAAGCAGCCCAAGGCAGCCGCAAGGCGGCAACCGCGCTCGGCGCCCCAAAGGGAGGCGCGCGCGGCCCCGAGGCAGCCGGCGCGACCGCCCCGGCCAAGCACCAGGCGGCCCAGGCGGCCGCGCAGGCGTCGGGCGAGGCGGCCCGAGCCGCGGGGTCGAAGGGCGCCGCCTCCGCGATCGCGGGCGCGGTCTCGGGCGCAGCGCCCGCCCTGCTCGGGGCGGTGGCCGGCATCGTGGCCTTCGTCGCCTGCGCGCTCGCCGTCGCGCAGCTGCTGAGCGCGCTGTTCGGCTTCTGGGACGACGCGGCCTCCAAGCAGGGCCTCGAGGGGCTGCCGCCCTACATCACCTACGAGATGGTCGAGGCGGCGCTCGAGTGCCAGGAGGAGTACGGGCACCCGGCGGGCTGCACCATCGCGCAGATCATCCAGGAGTCCGGCCAGGGCGACCGCATGAGCCAGCTCGCAGAGCGCGACCACAACCTCTTCGGCATGAAGTGGTGGTCGGGCTACGCGGGCTGCCCCGAGGTGGCCGGCAAGGCGAACTGGGCCACCAGCGAGGAGTACGTGCCCGGCGAGCACACCCAGATCACGGCGAGCTTCATCCGCTTCACCGGCGACGCCGAGTGCATCCGCTTCCGCAGCAGGGTCTTCCTGCAGGCGGAGCGCTACTCGGGCAACGCCCTCATCCGGGAGGCGATCGAGAGGCACGACTCGGACAGGATGGCCGAGGGGCTCAAGGACGCCGGCTGGGCGACCGACTCGTCCTACGTCGAGTCCCTGAAGTCGATCATGGCGCAATGGGGCCTCTACCGGCTCGACTCCATGACGGTCGAGGACCTGAAGTACCCGGCCGCGAACGGGAACGCGATCGTCGAGGCGGCGTACAGCCAGCTCGGCGTGCCCTACGTGTGGGGAGGCTCGACCCCCGGCAAGGCGCTCGACTGCAGCGGGCTCACGCAGTACTGCTACGCGCAGGCGGGCATCCGCATAAGCCACTACACGGGTTCCCAGTACGAGGAGCTCAGGCGCATACCGCTCTCGGAGGCGAAGCCCGGCGACATCCTCTACCGCTCGGGCCACGTGGCCATCTACATCGGCGACGACAGGTACATACACGAGCCGCGAACGGGCGACGTGTGCCGCATAGCGAGCGGCATCGGCAGCTTCAGCTGCGCGCTCACCGCGAGATAG
- a CDS encoding VirB4-like conjugal transfer ATPase, CD1110 family, with protein MSRARSNKENRPKRPSTLGLLLGGTGGRKDASKGAEAERQRRRRERDRSREMAAYVGYDAMYRDGIAQVMPGVFSQTVEFSDISYQSARKEARETAFTVMSSLFNYFPADSHVQLQVVNAPIPADEVGRKVFFEPGERATAGLAEEYNRILNDKMREGVSNLVRHRYLTYAVGADDVDAAVPKLARIRGDVEQTLARIRCSSRALDGVERLELLQGQLRPGSRFEFSWDKLSPTSGARTKDFVMPSTLDFKPEGRSDCFRSDGRYGAVLAVRSFGSVIEETYLASIIDLPLPLNVTLHVQPIAQSEALALVKRQIDWMDKEIIDEQMSAVKKGYDYQILPPELRFSKEEAEELLDFLRNKSERLFVYTGLVYTWADSLEELDRRVQQVTSVAQGCTIGLEPLHFRQRQALNSVLPLGDNHVTVSRYLTTGQVAMQMPFASQSLDEAGGGYYGQSRESGNLVLCDRKRLASPMGFVCGKPGSGKSFSVKREITNTVLAHPEDEVVIFDPAGEYGNLVGALGGANVELAPGCSAVLNPLDTADVADRADAAKLAYKTDAVLALSSALMAEGREGLPERDRSIIARCVGEAYRECARDGRLPTLGDFHAALLAQPEPEAADIALRYERYVKGAFSFFNGQSNVALDNRITNIDMHGLGQNMRVFGMITALEMVRNRVMVTPPRPNYTWLYIDEVQSLFAHPTVVEYFARLWREGRKFGLICTGISQNTSHMLANAEARDMVLNSEFFLLHKQSTADLDAWAEMLQLSATERGYIGDAVKPGEGLLISAGIRVPITDDFPKGPLYDLWNTKPAEVAEREMRRAAREAEE; from the coding sequence ATGAGCCGAGCAAGAAGCAACAAGGAGAATAGGCCGAAGCGCCCGAGCACCCTCGGGCTGCTCCTCGGCGGCACGGGCGGGCGCAAGGACGCCTCGAAGGGCGCGGAGGCCGAGCGGCAGAGGCGCCGCCGGGAGCGCGACCGCTCGCGCGAGATGGCCGCCTACGTCGGCTACGACGCCATGTACAGGGACGGCATCGCCCAGGTGATGCCCGGGGTGTTCAGCCAGACGGTCGAGTTCTCCGACATCAGCTACCAGTCCGCGCGCAAGGAGGCGCGCGAGACGGCCTTCACCGTGATGAGCTCGCTGTTCAACTACTTCCCGGCGGACTCCCACGTGCAGCTCCAGGTAGTGAACGCGCCCATCCCCGCCGACGAGGTCGGCCGCAAGGTCTTCTTCGAGCCCGGGGAGCGCGCCACCGCCGGGCTCGCCGAAGAGTACAACCGGATCCTCAACGACAAGATGCGCGAGGGCGTCTCGAACCTCGTGCGCCACCGCTACCTGACCTACGCCGTGGGCGCCGACGACGTCGACGCCGCGGTGCCCAAGCTCGCGCGCATCCGGGGCGACGTGGAGCAGACGCTCGCGCGCATACGCTGCTCGTCGCGCGCCCTCGACGGCGTCGAGAGGCTCGAGCTTTTGCAGGGGCAGCTGCGCCCGGGGTCGCGCTTCGAGTTCTCCTGGGACAAATTGTCCCCGACGTCGGGAGCGCGCACGAAGGACTTCGTCATGCCCTCCACGCTCGACTTCAAGCCCGAGGGCAGGTCCGACTGCTTCCGCAGCGACGGGCGCTACGGCGCGGTGCTCGCGGTGCGCAGCTTCGGGTCGGTCATCGAGGAGACCTACCTCGCCTCCATCATCGACCTGCCGCTGCCGCTCAACGTGACGCTGCACGTGCAGCCCATCGCGCAGAGCGAGGCGCTCGCGCTCGTGAAGCGCCAGATCGACTGGATGGACAAGGAGATCATCGACGAGCAGATGAGCGCCGTGAAGAAGGGCTACGACTACCAGATCCTGCCGCCCGAGCTGCGCTTCTCGAAGGAGGAGGCCGAGGAGCTGCTCGACTTCCTGCGCAACAAGTCCGAGCGCCTGTTCGTCTACACGGGCCTCGTCTACACCTGGGCCGACAGCCTCGAGGAGCTCGACCGCCGCGTCCAGCAGGTGACGAGCGTCGCGCAGGGCTGCACGATCGGCCTCGAGCCGCTCCACTTCCGGCAGCGCCAGGCTCTCAACTCGGTGCTCCCGCTCGGGGACAACCACGTCACCGTGAGCCGCTACCTCACCACGGGGCAGGTGGCCATGCAGATGCCCTTCGCCAGCCAGAGCCTCGACGAGGCGGGCGGAGGCTACTACGGGCAGTCCAGGGAGAGCGGGAACCTGGTGCTGTGCGACCGCAAGCGCCTGGCGAGCCCCATGGGCTTCGTGTGCGGCAAGCCCGGATCGGGCAAGAGCTTCTCGGTGAAGCGCGAGATAACCAACACCGTGCTCGCGCACCCCGAGGACGAGGTCGTGATCTTCGACCCGGCCGGCGAGTACGGCAACCTCGTCGGCGCGCTCGGCGGCGCGAACGTCGAGCTCGCCCCGGGATGCTCGGCGGTGCTCAACCCCCTCGACACCGCCGACGTCGCGGACCGCGCCGACGCCGCCAAGCTCGCGTACAAGACCGACGCGGTGCTCGCGCTCTCGAGCGCGCTCATGGCCGAGGGCCGCGAGGGCCTGCCGGAGCGCGACCGCTCGATCATCGCCCGCTGCGTCGGCGAGGCGTACCGGGAGTGCGCGAGGGACGGCCGCCTGCCCACGCTCGGCGACTTCCACGCGGCGCTGCTCGCTCAGCCCGAGCCCGAGGCCGCCGACATCGCGCTGCGCTACGAGCGCTACGTGAAGGGCGCGTTCTCCTTCTTCAACGGCCAGAGCAACGTGGCGCTCGACAACCGCATCACCAACATCGACATGCACGGCCTCGGCCAGAACATGCGCGTGTTCGGCATGATCACGGCGCTCGAGATGGTGCGCAACCGCGTGATGGTAACGCCGCCGCGCCCCAACTACACCTGGCTCTACATCGACGAGGTGCAGAGCCTCTTCGCGCACCCGACGGTGGTCGAGTACTTCGCCCGCCTGTGGCGCGAGGGGCGCAAGTTCGGCCTCATCTGCACCGGCATCAGCCAGAACACGAGCCACATGCTGGCCAACGCCGAGGCCCGCGACATGGTGCTCAACTCCGAGTTCTTCCTGCTGCACAAGCAGTCCACCGCCGACCTCGACGCATGGGCGGAGATGCTCCAGCTCTCCGCCACGGAGCGCGGCTACATCGGCGACGCCGTCAAGCCCGGCGAGGGCCTGCTCATCAGCGCCGGGATCCGCGTGCCCATCACCGACGACTTCCCGAAAGGCCCGCTCTACGACCTGTGGAACACCAAGCCCGCAGAGGTCGCCGAGCGCGAGATGCGCCGGGCGGCGCGAGAGGCGGAGGAATAG
- a CDS encoding PrgI family protein, producing the protein MALRIPVQKDIGEYEEKIVGKMSLRTLACVSLGFGSAVGAAAFVHLGLHADVADAAFPIMLCSMPFWLAGFWRPFGMRAEELLPLLAAHELSPQLLAYEPCLAGSLPEGSPRPGRPGRRARRRARKKGAELYEPSKKQQGE; encoded by the coding sequence ATGGCGCTCCGGATACCGGTGCAGAAGGACATCGGCGAGTACGAGGAGAAGATCGTCGGGAAGATGAGCCTGCGCACGCTCGCATGCGTGTCGCTCGGCTTCGGCAGCGCGGTCGGGGCGGCGGCCTTCGTCCACCTGGGCCTGCACGCCGACGTCGCGGACGCGGCCTTCCCGATCATGCTCTGCAGCATGCCGTTCTGGCTCGCCGGGTTCTGGCGGCCCTTCGGCATGCGCGCCGAGGAGCTGCTGCCGCTTTTGGCGGCACACGAGCTCTCCCCGCAGCTGCTCGCGTACGAGCCCTGCCTCGCCGGGAGCCTCCCCGAGGGCTCGCCGCGCCCGGGCCGCCCGGGACGTCGCGCGAGGCGCAGGGCAAGGAAGAAAGGAGCCGAGCTCTATGAGCCGAGCAAGAAGCAACAAGGAGAATAG
- a CDS encoding VirD4-like conjugal transfer protein, CD1115 family yields the protein MRWQAAAALAAAAFAAGDFAAAAIAASGANPILDPEAAMAAIPAALRAGRVFSAEAVPLCAGTACACGALLAWARSLGTKGARRDGEEHGSSRWATRKDIAPFGDPKDPDNNIILTDNARIRLVSRRFDLSTDTNDNVLVVGGPGTGKTRYYVKPNLLQANASFFVTDPKGTLIREMGGALAELGYEIRAFDTIDFTRSMRFNPIAYIRDEAGVIRFARGIVANTEGEADHKGDPYWEKAERLVYTALTAYLVMHCEPADRNLDGLLTLLSLADARDDPGYMSPLDMVFRELETGERYVRRGGASAEGGSLRGFAEEDGAWEWVKVREPAPPDDFALASYREFRVAAGDTMKSMLSSCNVRLKPLSIRAVRDLTSKDELDLAHMGDEGAKVALFASMSDTDSTFDFLFALLMDTAVSALCAEALEAHGGSLPTTVHFVFDEFANIGRIPDFERTIAVTRSRNIAVSMIVQSLSQLKETYGDNNAETIVNACDTLLYLGGKANETNEEISKMAGKQTVASETQSDSRGAGWTRTVNRGISERDLIQPAEVARMPREDALVLVNGCMPLMDRKYRLERHPRSSLLEEAARRGPFDFAEYRRRKDGAS from the coding sequence ATGAGGTGGCAGGCGGCGGCCGCGCTGGCCGCGGCGGCGTTCGCCGCGGGAGACTTCGCGGCCGCGGCAATCGCGGCGTCGGGCGCGAACCCGATCCTCGACCCGGAGGCCGCCATGGCGGCGATCCCCGCGGCGCTCCGCGCGGGGCGCGTCTTCTCCGCGGAGGCGGTTCCCCTGTGCGCCGGGACCGCCTGCGCGTGCGGCGCGCTCCTCGCCTGGGCCCGCTCACTGGGGACCAAGGGGGCCCGGCGCGACGGCGAGGAGCACGGTAGCTCCAGGTGGGCCACGCGCAAGGACATCGCGCCCTTCGGCGACCCCAAGGACCCCGACAACAACATCATCCTCACCGACAACGCACGCATCCGCCTCGTGAGCCGCAGGTTCGACCTCTCCACCGACACCAACGACAACGTGCTCGTGGTGGGAGGACCCGGCACCGGCAAGACGCGCTACTACGTCAAGCCGAACCTCCTGCAGGCCAACGCCAGCTTCTTCGTGACCGACCCGAAGGGCACGCTCATCCGCGAGATGGGCGGCGCGCTGGCGGAGCTCGGCTACGAGATCCGCGCGTTCGACACCATCGACTTCACGCGCTCCATGCGCTTCAACCCCATAGCCTACATACGCGACGAGGCGGGAGTCATCCGCTTCGCCCGTGGCATCGTCGCCAACACCGAGGGCGAGGCCGACCACAAGGGCGACCCCTACTGGGAGAAGGCCGAGCGCCTGGTCTACACCGCGCTCACGGCCTACCTCGTCATGCACTGCGAGCCCGCCGACCGGAACCTCGACGGGCTGCTCACGCTGCTCTCGCTCGCCGACGCCCGCGACGACCCGGGCTACATGAGCCCGCTCGACATGGTGTTCCGCGAGCTGGAGACCGGCGAGCGCTACGTCAGGCGCGGCGGCGCCTCGGCGGAGGGCGGTTCGCTGCGCGGCTTCGCCGAGGAGGACGGCGCGTGGGAGTGGGTCAAGGTCCGCGAGCCCGCGCCCCCCGACGACTTCGCGCTCGCGAGCTACCGCGAGTTCCGCGTGGCCGCCGGCGACACCATGAAGTCGATGCTCTCGAGCTGCAACGTCCGCCTGAAGCCGCTTTCCATCCGCGCCGTGCGCGACCTCACCTCCAAAGACGAGCTCGACCTCGCCCACATGGGCGACGAGGGCGCGAAGGTCGCGCTCTTCGCGTCTATGAGCGACACCGACTCGACCTTCGACTTCCTGTTCGCCCTGCTCATGGACACAGCCGTGAGCGCGCTTTGCGCCGAGGCGCTCGAGGCGCACGGCGGCTCGCTGCCCACGACGGTGCACTTCGTCTTCGACGAGTTCGCCAACATCGGGCGCATACCAGACTTCGAGCGGACCATCGCCGTCACCCGCAGCAGGAACATCGCCGTCTCGATGATCGTCCAGTCGCTCTCGCAGCTGAAGGAGACCTACGGCGACAACAACGCCGAGACCATCGTGAACGCCTGCGACACGCTGCTCTACCTGGGCGGCAAGGCGAACGAGACCAACGAGGAGATCAGCAAGATGGCCGGCAAGCAGACGGTGGCGAGCGAGACGCAGAGCGACTCGCGGGGCGCCGGCTGGACCCGGACCGTGAACCGCGGCATCTCCGAGCGCGACCTCATACAGCCCGCCGAGGTGGCGCGCATGCCGCGCGAGGACGCGCTCGTGCTCGTGAACGGGTGCATGCCGCTCATGGACCGGAAGTACCGGCTCGAGCGCCACCCGCGCTCGAGCCTGCTCGAGGAGGCCGCGCGCCGCGGCCCGTTTGACTTCGCGGAGTACCGCAGGCGGAAGGACGGCGCCTCGTGA
- a CDS encoding ATP-binding protein, translating to MDRAGLITLEQARAAGLSFDEPEPRACPHCGAALEPLGAALAGRVAWVSSAPCPCEGATSEREAEARRRAALAAKEEAARREKALARAGIPRRYWAAEADRPEFAEYIASFAGNGGAGLYIHGGVGAGKTHAASAMARLFAEAGYDVAFTTAKGMLERVKATFDEGGTEAAVARYAKCDVLVLDDLGKEDATEWSVGTVFSVLDARYEDMRPTIVTSNYAPGALADRLARRGERVTAEAIASRISQTCRPVYLGGRDRRRLG from the coding sequence ATGGACCGAGCGGGACTCATCACCCTGGAGCAGGCCCGGGCCGCCGGGCTCTCCTTCGACGAGCCGGAGCCGAGGGCGTGCCCGCACTGCGGCGCCGCCCTCGAACCGCTCGGCGCAGCGCTGGCGGGCAGGGTCGCCTGGGTCTCCAGCGCCCCCTGCCCGTGCGAGGGCGCAACCAGCGAGCGGGAGGCCGAGGCGCGAAGGCGCGCGGCCCTCGCCGCCAAGGAGGAGGCCGCCCGCCGGGAGAAGGCGCTCGCGCGCGCGGGCATCCCCAGGCGCTACTGGGCCGCCGAGGCCGACCGCCCCGAGTTCGCCGAGTACATCGCCTCGTTCGCCGGCAACGGAGGCGCCGGGCTCTACATACACGGGGGCGTCGGCGCCGGAAAGACGCACGCCGCCTCCGCCATGGCCAGGCTGTTCGCCGAGGCCGGCTACGACGTCGCCTTCACGACGGCCAAGGGCATGCTCGAGCGCGTGAAGGCCACGTTCGACGAGGGCGGCACCGAGGCGGCCGTCGCGCGGTACGCCAAGTGCGACGTCCTCGTGCTCGACGACCTCGGCAAGGAGGACGCGACGGAATGGTCCGTCGGCACCGTGTTCAGCGTGCTCGACGCGCGCTACGAGGACATGCGCCCGACCATCGTCACGTCGAACTACGCGCCGGGCGCGCTGGCGGACAGGCTCGCGAGGCGCGGCGAGCGCGTAACGGCAGAGGCGATCGCGAGCAGGATCTCCCAGACCTGCAGGCCCGTCTACCTGGGCGGAAGGGACAGGCGCCGGCTCGGCTAG
- a CDS encoding helix-turn-helix domain-containing protein, producing the protein MTKSTSRSQVRLIASTNAIFGADEACAMLRISRDAMYRLAKDRDDPFPIRYIGGKTRDGIVLHDELVAWVERNSVVGSPRRG; encoded by the coding sequence ATGACCAAGAGCACTAGCAGGAGCCAGGTGAGGCTCATCGCATCGACAAACGCGATATTCGGCGCCGACGAGGCGTGCGCGATGCTGCGCATCAGCCGCGACGCCATGTACCGGCTCGCCAAGGACCGCGACGACCCGTTCCCGATCCGCTACATCGGCGGCAAGACGCGCGACGGCATCGTGCTGCACGACGAGCTCGTCGCATGGGTCGAGCGCAACAGCGTCGTCGGCTCGCCAAGAAGGGGCTAG
- a CDS encoding helix-turn-helix domain-containing protein, with protein MARTAECAAPENNQGRDEWMTVIEMQQYMRASRNKAYDLIWSGEIDSYRLGRKLLVSRASVDAYIESRSGRK; from the coding sequence ATGGCACGCACAGCCGAATGCGCCGCGCCCGAGAACAACCAGGGCCGCGACGAATGGATGACGGTGATCGAGATGCAGCAGTACATGAGGGCGAGCCGAAACAAGGCGTACGACCTCATCTGGTCGGGAGAGATCGACTCGTACAGGCTCGGCAGGAAGCTCCTGGTTTCGAGGGCGTCAGTGGACGCCTACATCGAGTCAAGGAGCGGCAGGAAATGA
- a CDS encoding YjdF family protein: MQISVSSTLTVYHDGQFWVGLAEHVEDGRYGVARIVFGAEPSDEEILRFVTSKWAKLAFFGDDPSEASEPAKNPKRRAREAAKALKRPAMSTKAQQALVAQREAMKRESAQARSQRRADEAEARFEQRKLKRKQKHRGH, translated from the coding sequence ATGCAGATCAGCGTGTCGTCCACCCTGACCGTATATCACGACGGCCAATTCTGGGTCGGGCTGGCGGAGCATGTCGAGGACGGCAGGTACGGCGTCGCCCGCATCGTCTTCGGCGCAGAACCGTCCGATGAGGAGATCCTGCGATTCGTTACAAGCAAATGGGCGAAGCTCGCGTTCTTCGGTGACGATCCGTCCGAGGCGAGCGAGCCCGCGAAGAACCCCAAGAGACGCGCCCGCGAGGCGGCGAAAGCCCTCAAGCGGCCCGCGATGAGCACAAAGGCGCAGCAGGCGCTCGTGGCACAGAGAGAAGCGATGAAGCGGGAATCGGCTCAAGCAAGAAGCCAGCGTCGAGCGGATGAGGCGGAGGCGCGCTTCGAGCAGCGAAAACTGAAGCGCAAACAGAAGCATCGCGGTCATTGA
- a CDS encoding Abi family protein — protein MAEPNDRKPILTIEQQIEHLKQKGVAFELCSEEEAADYLRDKCNFFKLASYRKLFSKYEGGPRDGRYVDLDFGQLRLLAALDQELRHALLGMTLDIEHFQKVTLLREMEDRGEDGYAIVADYMASLTTANREYRLRELKMSGRSPYSSSLYAKYSGDMPAWAFLELTSFGTLIDFVRFCARRWGDRRLEASHYDLKRVKSVRNCAAHGSCLINCFAERGAARGSASSGVSRRVAAVGIPKATRRKWMGNTAMQEVATVLVAHSGLVPEGSSRSRAASELAEMFARADGETEALPDKGPDAAARSALEFLRRLTESLGLVE, from the coding sequence ATGGCCGAACCCAACGATAGGAAGCCGATCCTCACGATCGAGCAGCAGATAGAGCACCTCAAGCAGAAGGGCGTAGCCTTCGAACTGTGTTCCGAGGAAGAGGCCGCGGACTACCTGCGCGACAAGTGCAACTTCTTCAAGCTCGCATCCTACCGCAAACTCTTCTCGAAATACGAGGGAGGCCCGCGCGACGGCCGCTACGTAGACCTCGACTTCGGCCAGCTGCGCCTGCTCGCGGCGCTCGACCAGGAGCTGCGCCACGCCCTGCTCGGCATGACGCTCGACATCGAGCACTTCCAGAAGGTGACACTGCTTCGCGAGATGGAGGACCGTGGAGAGGACGGCTACGCCATCGTGGCCGACTACATGGCATCGCTTACCACTGCAAACAGGGAGTACCGCCTGCGCGAGCTCAAGATGAGCGGCCGCAGCCCCTACAGCTCGAGCCTCTACGCGAAGTACTCCGGCGACATGCCTGCCTGGGCCTTCCTTGAGCTCACCTCGTTCGGCACCCTCATCGACTTCGTGCGCTTCTGCGCCAGGCGATGGGGCGACAGGCGCCTCGAGGCCTCCCACTACGACCTCAAGCGCGTGAAGTCCGTCCGCAACTGCGCCGCGCACGGCTCGTGCCTGATCAACTGCTTCGCCGAGAGGGGCGCCGCCCGGGGCTCGGCGTCCAGCGGCGTCTCCCGAAGGGTCGCCGCCGTGGGGATTCCCAAGGCGACCAGGAGGAAGTGGATGGGGAATACGGCCATGCAGGAGGTCGCGACCGTGCTCGTGGCGCACTCCGGCTTGGTACCCGAGGGCTCCTCGCGCTCGCGCGCCGCATCCGAGCTCGCCGAGATGTTCGCCAGGGCCGACGGCGAAACCGAGGCGCTGCCCGACAAGGGGCCCGACGCCGCAGCTCGCTCCGCGCTCGAGTTCCTTCGCAGGTTGACAGAATCGCTCGGGTTGGTAGAATAG
- a CDS encoding ATP-binding protein — translation MKGLSLQWRITIMTALLTCAVCVLTNCLVGYTGMHYMDAIGSDISALNAAGVDSPQAFDPTNVALNDEVTVVVNDAQESFGATAWCITAGVTLLGGVLTYFVSGRALKPLRAFAAQVERVQPDNLSEIKLSEDVPTELQRCSASFNDMIARLGEGFSSQQQFTGNAAHELRTPLALMQAQIELFISEHPNLQPETAELLGLLQEQTERMSRMTKVLLEMSELRSVPCKDDIELGPLSEEVLTDLAPLAEHKDIVLNCSGGARIIGSDMLLYRLVSNLVENAIRYSRPGSTVNISICDNDSHVFLRVEDQGPGIPKQYRESIFQPFFRLDKSRSRAYGGAGLGLALVWEIAALHGGTVEVETSSENGTTMLATLPKQTAA, via the coding sequence ATGAAAGGGCTTTCGCTGCAATGGCGCATAACGATCATGACGGCACTGCTGACGTGTGCGGTGTGCGTGCTGACGAACTGCCTGGTCGGCTATACGGGCATGCACTACATGGATGCCATCGGCAGCGACATCTCGGCCCTTAACGCTGCCGGCGTGGATTCGCCCCAGGCGTTTGACCCAACGAACGTGGCCCTCAATGACGAGGTCACGGTCGTCGTAAACGACGCACAGGAGTCTTTTGGCGCGACAGCCTGGTGTATCACGGCTGGAGTCACGCTACTTGGTGGCGTGCTGACATATTTTGTGAGCGGTCGCGCGCTCAAGCCGCTACGGGCTTTTGCCGCTCAAGTAGAGCGCGTGCAGCCTGACAACCTAAGCGAAATCAAACTCAGCGAAGATGTTCCCACCGAACTGCAACGATGCAGCGCCTCTTTCAACGATATGATCGCCCGCCTTGGCGAAGGGTTCTCTTCGCAACAACAGTTTACCGGCAACGCCGCACACGAGCTGCGCACCCCGCTCGCCCTTATGCAGGCGCAGATTGAACTATTCATCTCCGAGCACCCCAATTTGCAACCCGAAACAGCCGAGTTGCTAGGCCTGCTACAAGAACAAACCGAGCGGATGTCGCGAATGACCAAGGTGCTGCTTGAGATGAGTGAGCTCCGCAGCGTTCCCTGCAAGGACGATATCGAGCTTGGCCCCTTGTCCGAAGAAGTCCTCACCGACCTCGCTCCGCTTGCTGAGCATAAAGACATTGTCCTCAATTGCAGTGGAGGCGCTCGGATAATCGGAAGCGACATGCTCCTCTATCGGCTGGTGTCTAACCTGGTCGAAAATGCCATCCGTTACAGCCGCCCCGGCTCGACTGTCAACATCTCCATCTGCGACAACGACAGCCACGTGTTCCTGCGAGTCGAGGATCAGGGACCGGGAATACCCAAGCAGTACCGTGAGAGCATCTTCCAGCCGTTCTTTCGCCTGGATAAATCCCGCAGCAGGGCATACGGCGGCGCAGGACTCGGGCTGGCGCTTGTTTGGGAAATCGCAGCGCTTCACGGTGGCACGGTAGAGGTCGAAACGAGTTCCGAAAACGGGACCACCATGCTCGCGACCCTTCCAAAACAGACCGCAGCGTAA